From the genome of Miscanthus floridulus cultivar M001 chromosome 10, ASM1932011v1, whole genome shotgun sequence, one region includes:
- the LOC136486446 gene encoding SWI/SNF complex subunit SWI3C homolog isoform X2, with protein MPRKAPSTSDSRLKWRKRKHNPGASPSKPSTSAAAAAAADHSSDSDSADEDAAAVHGAAGDRDGAAGDDDEAPAASEDPAALGLREAEVLPSAEPISAFPAAKRRVVNRPHPSVLALLEAERSACSGDVLAVAPPALENISHGQLQVLSGVLPDHPSLATDPDKPSLYVCTPPPLMEGHGVPKQFQGRLHVVPKHSDWFSPGTVHRLERQVVPHFFTGKSPGHTPEKYVMLRNRVIAKYLENPSKRLAFAECQGLVGSTAELYDLSRIVRFLDTWGIINYLAAGSVHRGLRMATSLLREEPTGELQLLTAPLKSIDGLILFDRPKCSLPAEDISSMAPSSSNSEAVDFDAAFADLDAKIRERLSESSCSYCLQPLPSLHYRSQKEADIFLCSDCFHDARYITGHSSLDFQRVDGDNDGSENDSDKWTDEETLLLLEGIEKYNDNWDDIAGHVGTKSKAQCIYHFIWLPVEDGLLENVEIPNAPIPFRPQSNGYQHSDSNGSTSVQSIQQGNQLPFINSSNPVMSLVAFLASSIGPRVAAACAHAALSFLTRDDDSKVSSEGMHADGMGNGTNPNFRNHNGASPSISPENVKHAAMFGLSAAAMKSKLFADQEEREVQRLAATVINHQLKRLELKLKQFAEVETLLLKECEQVERVRQRISAERVRMRSALLAPTGSGLPGGSSTMPSNPAGMSPRPVGVPGSMLQTSMPATYANNMQGHGHPQMPQMLFLHQRPQMLSFGPRLPPSAIQTQPSPQASKIMFNSGMPNSIAPNHHQLLRSSSGNNSSAG; from the exons atGCCTCGTAAGGCCCCGTCGACCTCAG ATTCGCGCCTCAAATGGCGCAAGCGGAAGCACAACCCCGGCGCGTCCCCATCCAAGCCCTCCACCtcggccgccgcggcggcggccgccgaccactcctccgactccgactccgccgacgaggacgccgccgccgtccACGGCGCGGCGGGGGACAGGGACGGGGCagccggcgacgacgacgaggccCCCGCGGCGTCCGAGGACCCCGCCGCGCTCGGCCTCCGCGAGGCGGAGGTGCTGCCCTCGGCCGAGCCCATCTCTGCGTTCCCCGCCGCCAAGCGCCGCGTGGTCAACCGGCCGCATCCGTCCGTCCTCGCGCTGCTCGAGGCCGAGCGATCCGCTTGTTCCGGCGATGTCCTGGCCGTGGCACCGCCGGCGCTAGAGAACATCTCGCACGGGCAGCTGCAGGTGCTGTCCGGGGTGCTTCCGGACCACCCATCCCTTGCGACAGACCCCGACAAGCCGTCCTTGTATGTGTGCACGCCGCCTCCCCTCATGGAGGGGCATGGAGTGCCCAAGCAGTTCCAGGGTCGCCTCCATGTCGTGCCCAAGCACTCAG ATTGGTTCTCCCCGGGGACAGTTCATAGGCTGGAAAGGCAGGTAGTGCCACACTTCTTTACAGGCAAGTCTCCAGGGCACACTCCGGAGAAGTATGTCATGTTAAGGAATAGAGTCATTGCTAAATACTTAGAGAACCCAAGCAAGAGGCTTgcttttgctgagtgccaggggCTTGTTGGGAGCACAGCTGAACTGTATGATCTGAGTAGGATTGTTAGGTTCTTGGACACTTGGGGCATCATCAATTACCTTGCGGCTGGGTCTGTGCACCGTGGCCTGAGGATGGCAACTTCGCTTCTAAGAGAGGAACCTACAGGGGAACTGCAGCTGCTTACAGCGCCGTTGAAATCAATCGATGGTCTAATTTTGTTTGACCGGCCAAAATGTAGCCTCCCAGCGGAGGACATTTCTTCGATGGCCCCGTCTTCATCGAACTCGGAGGCTGTGGATTTTGATGCTGCATTTGCAGACTTGGATGCAAAGATCAGGGAGCGTTTGTCTGAGAGCTCTTGCAGTTATTGCTTACagcctttgccaagtttacattACCGGTCACAAAAGGAG GCAGATATTTTTCTATGTTCTGATTGCTTCCATGATGCGAGATATATTACTGGGCATTCTAGCTTAGATTTCCAGAGAGTCGATGGGGATAATGATGGATcagaaaatgatagtgataaatGGACTGATGAAGAAACATTGTTGCTGTTGGAAGGCATTGAGAAGTACAATGACAACTGGGATGACATTGCAGGTCATGTTGGAACAAAATCAAAGGCACAATGTATTTACCATTTTATTTGGTTGCCAGTGGAAGATGGTTTGTTAGAGAATGTTGAGATACCTAATGCACCCATTCCATTTCGACCACAAAGCAATGGTTATCAACATTCAGATTCCAATGGCAGCACTTCAG TTCAAAGTATTCAACAAGGAAATCAGCTTCCATTCATTAATTCTTCTAATCCGGTCATGTCACTG GTTGCATTTTTGGCCTCTTCAATTGGACCAAGAGTTGCAGCAGCATGCGCACATGCAGCATTATCTTTTTTGACTAGAGATGATGATTCCAA GGTGAGTTCAGAAGGCATGCATGCTGATGGTATGGGCAATGGTACAAATCCAAATTTTCGGAACCACAATG GTGCTTCACCATCCATTTCTCCAGAAAATGTGAAACATGCTGCCATGTTTGGTCTGTCAGCAGCAGCAATGAAGTCTAAGCTCTTTGCCGATCAAGAGGAACGTGAAGTTCAAAGACTAGCTGCTACTGTAATAAATCATCAG TTAAAGAGATTGGAGTTGAAGCTGAAGCAGTTTGCGGAAGTTGAGACCTTGCTCTTGAAGGAATGTGAGCAAGTAGAAAGGGTTAGACAGAGGATTTCAGCTGAACGAGTCAGGATGAGGTCAGCCCTATTAGCTCCCACCGGAAGCGGTCTACCAGGGGGCAGTAGCACCATGCCATCAAATCCAGCAGGCATGAGCCCCAGACCAGTCGGTGTGCCAGGCTCCATGCTACAGACCAGCATGCCAGCCACATATGCCAACAACATGCAGGGGCATGGGCATCCTCAGATGCCTCAGATGCTGTTCCTACACCAGCGACCGCAGATGCTCTCGTTCGGCCCTCGCCTACCACCCTCGGCCATCCAGACTCAACCATCGCCACAGGCATCAAAAATCATGTTCAACTCTGGCATGCCCAATTCGATCGCTCCTAACCACCATCAGTTGCTGAGATCGTCTTCTGGAAACAATTCTAGTGCAGGATAG
- the LOC136486446 gene encoding SWI/SNF complex subunit SWI3C homolog isoform X1, which yields MPRKAPSTSDSRLKWRKRKHNPGASPSKPSTSAAAAAAADHSSDSDSADEDAAAVHGAAGDRDGAAGDDDEAPAASEDPAALGLREAEVLPSAEPISAFPAAKRRVVNRPHPSVLALLEAERSACSGDVLAVAPPALENISHGQLQVLSGVLPDHPSLATDPDKPSLYVCTPPPLMEGHGVPKQFQGRLHVVPKHSDWFSPGTVHRLERQVVPHFFTGKSPGHTPEKYVMLRNRVIAKYLENPSKRLAFAECQGLVGSTAELYDLSRIVRFLDTWGIINYLAAGSVHRGLRMATSLLREEPTGELQLLTAPLKSIDGLILFDRPKCSLPAEDISSMAPSSSNSEAVDFDAAFADLDAKIRERLSESSCSYCLQPLPSLHYRSQKEADIFLCSDCFHDARYITGHSSLDFQRVDGDNDGSENDSDKWTDEETLLLLEGIEKYNDNWDDIAGHVGTKSKAQCIYHFIWLPVEDGLLENVEIPNAPIPFRPQSNGYQHSDSNGSTSGAPVQSIQQGNQLPFINSSNPVMSLVAFLASSIGPRVAAACAHAALSFLTRDDDSKVSSEGMHADGMGNGTNPNFRNHNGASPSISPENVKHAAMFGLSAAAMKSKLFADQEEREVQRLAATVINHQLKRLELKLKQFAEVETLLLKECEQVERVRQRISAERVRMRSALLAPTGSGLPGGSSTMPSNPAGMSPRPVGVPGSMLQTSMPATYANNMQGHGHPQMPQMLFLHQRPQMLSFGPRLPPSAIQTQPSPQASKIMFNSGMPNSIAPNHHQLLRSSSGNNSSAG from the exons atGCCTCGTAAGGCCCCGTCGACCTCAG ATTCGCGCCTCAAATGGCGCAAGCGGAAGCACAACCCCGGCGCGTCCCCATCCAAGCCCTCCACCtcggccgccgcggcggcggccgccgaccactcctccgactccgactccgccgacgaggacgccgccgccgtccACGGCGCGGCGGGGGACAGGGACGGGGCagccggcgacgacgacgaggccCCCGCGGCGTCCGAGGACCCCGCCGCGCTCGGCCTCCGCGAGGCGGAGGTGCTGCCCTCGGCCGAGCCCATCTCTGCGTTCCCCGCCGCCAAGCGCCGCGTGGTCAACCGGCCGCATCCGTCCGTCCTCGCGCTGCTCGAGGCCGAGCGATCCGCTTGTTCCGGCGATGTCCTGGCCGTGGCACCGCCGGCGCTAGAGAACATCTCGCACGGGCAGCTGCAGGTGCTGTCCGGGGTGCTTCCGGACCACCCATCCCTTGCGACAGACCCCGACAAGCCGTCCTTGTATGTGTGCACGCCGCCTCCCCTCATGGAGGGGCATGGAGTGCCCAAGCAGTTCCAGGGTCGCCTCCATGTCGTGCCCAAGCACTCAG ATTGGTTCTCCCCGGGGACAGTTCATAGGCTGGAAAGGCAGGTAGTGCCACACTTCTTTACAGGCAAGTCTCCAGGGCACACTCCGGAGAAGTATGTCATGTTAAGGAATAGAGTCATTGCTAAATACTTAGAGAACCCAAGCAAGAGGCTTgcttttgctgagtgccaggggCTTGTTGGGAGCACAGCTGAACTGTATGATCTGAGTAGGATTGTTAGGTTCTTGGACACTTGGGGCATCATCAATTACCTTGCGGCTGGGTCTGTGCACCGTGGCCTGAGGATGGCAACTTCGCTTCTAAGAGAGGAACCTACAGGGGAACTGCAGCTGCTTACAGCGCCGTTGAAATCAATCGATGGTCTAATTTTGTTTGACCGGCCAAAATGTAGCCTCCCAGCGGAGGACATTTCTTCGATGGCCCCGTCTTCATCGAACTCGGAGGCTGTGGATTTTGATGCTGCATTTGCAGACTTGGATGCAAAGATCAGGGAGCGTTTGTCTGAGAGCTCTTGCAGTTATTGCTTACagcctttgccaagtttacattACCGGTCACAAAAGGAG GCAGATATTTTTCTATGTTCTGATTGCTTCCATGATGCGAGATATATTACTGGGCATTCTAGCTTAGATTTCCAGAGAGTCGATGGGGATAATGATGGATcagaaaatgatagtgataaatGGACTGATGAAGAAACATTGTTGCTGTTGGAAGGCATTGAGAAGTACAATGACAACTGGGATGACATTGCAGGTCATGTTGGAACAAAATCAAAGGCACAATGTATTTACCATTTTATTTGGTTGCCAGTGGAAGATGGTTTGTTAGAGAATGTTGAGATACCTAATGCACCCATTCCATTTCGACCACAAAGCAATGGTTATCAACATTCAGATTCCAATGGCAGCACTTCAG GAGCTCCAGTTCAAAGTATTCAACAAGGAAATCAGCTTCCATTCATTAATTCTTCTAATCCGGTCATGTCACTG GTTGCATTTTTGGCCTCTTCAATTGGACCAAGAGTTGCAGCAGCATGCGCACATGCAGCATTATCTTTTTTGACTAGAGATGATGATTCCAA GGTGAGTTCAGAAGGCATGCATGCTGATGGTATGGGCAATGGTACAAATCCAAATTTTCGGAACCACAATG GTGCTTCACCATCCATTTCTCCAGAAAATGTGAAACATGCTGCCATGTTTGGTCTGTCAGCAGCAGCAATGAAGTCTAAGCTCTTTGCCGATCAAGAGGAACGTGAAGTTCAAAGACTAGCTGCTACTGTAATAAATCATCAG TTAAAGAGATTGGAGTTGAAGCTGAAGCAGTTTGCGGAAGTTGAGACCTTGCTCTTGAAGGAATGTGAGCAAGTAGAAAGGGTTAGACAGAGGATTTCAGCTGAACGAGTCAGGATGAGGTCAGCCCTATTAGCTCCCACCGGAAGCGGTCTACCAGGGGGCAGTAGCACCATGCCATCAAATCCAGCAGGCATGAGCCCCAGACCAGTCGGTGTGCCAGGCTCCATGCTACAGACCAGCATGCCAGCCACATATGCCAACAACATGCAGGGGCATGGGCATCCTCAGATGCCTCAGATGCTGTTCCTACACCAGCGACCGCAGATGCTCTCGTTCGGCCCTCGCCTACCACCCTCGGCCATCCAGACTCAACCATCGCCACAGGCATCAAAAATCATGTTCAACTCTGGCATGCCCAATTCGATCGCTCCTAACCACCATCAGTTGCTGAGATCGTCTTCTGGAAACAATTCTAGTGCAGGATAG